Proteins from a single region of Labedella gwakjiensis:
- a CDS encoding helix-turn-helix transcriptional regulator, which yields MPESSSPSVRVPVEERLFSLVLALVATENGLTKNEILSTVQGYRQRFTPGGDNASLERQFERDKDDIRDLGIPMETVEPPGEQGNNHLMRYRISKGDYDLPSDLTFSAQEITLLGLAATVWRQGSLSAESQRALLKLRSLGIPSDDPVIGYAPRLRTRESSFEPLRSALERHTIVTFPYLKPGDAAPRRRSVSPLALVQHRGRWHLYGIDEDAAAPRTFLLARIVGTPRSTSKTFPLPEGGGFADRALGELDALWRSQRATVRVVPGSDAETRLARRPDSSADLGGVLTLHYTDVDILADELAAFGPEVEALSPGDLRAAVVKRLTMLANAHSASSENEED from the coding sequence GTGCCTGAATCGTCGAGTCCATCCGTGCGGGTGCCCGTCGAGGAGCGACTGTTCTCGCTCGTCCTCGCACTCGTGGCGACGGAGAACGGACTCACGAAGAACGAGATCCTGTCGACGGTGCAGGGCTACCGCCAGCGGTTCACCCCTGGCGGTGACAACGCGAGTCTCGAGCGGCAGTTCGAGCGCGACAAGGACGATATCCGCGATCTCGGAATCCCGATGGAGACCGTCGAGCCGCCCGGGGAGCAGGGCAACAACCACCTGATGCGTTATCGCATCTCGAAGGGTGACTACGATCTCCCGTCCGACTTGACCTTCTCGGCTCAGGAGATCACCCTCCTCGGCCTGGCGGCGACAGTCTGGCGTCAGGGCTCCCTGTCCGCCGAGTCCCAGCGGGCCCTGTTGAAGCTGCGCTCCCTCGGCATCCCGTCGGACGATCCCGTGATCGGCTATGCGCCTCGACTGCGCACGCGAGAGAGTTCGTTCGAGCCCCTGCGCTCCGCCCTCGAGCGGCACACGATCGTGACGTTCCCCTACCTGAAGCCCGGCGACGCGGCCCCGCGACGGCGCAGCGTATCGCCGCTCGCCCTCGTCCAGCATCGTGGGCGTTGGCACCTGTACGGGATCGACGAGGACGCGGCCGCTCCACGCACCTTCCTCCTCGCACGCATCGTCGGGACGCCGCGGTCGACCTCGAAGACGTTCCCCCTCCCGGAGGGCGGCGGTTTCGCCGACCGTGCCCTCGGCGAGCTCGACGCCCTGTGGCGGTCGCAGCGGGCGACCGTCCGCGTCGTCCCCGGATCCGACGCCGAGACACGACTGGCGCGCCGACCCGACTCGAGCGCCGACCTCGGGGGAGTGTTGACCCTGCACTACACGGACGTCGACATCCTCGCCGACGAGCTCGCGGCGTTCGGACCGGAGGTGGAGGCGCTGAGTCCCGGCGACCTGCGCGCCGCCGTCGTCAAGAGACTGACCATGCTCGCGAACGCACACTCGGCGTCGTCAGAGAACGAGGAGGACTGA
- a CDS encoding undecaprenyl-diphosphate phosphatase has product MDFVNAIILGLVQGLTEFLPISSSAHLRIVGEFLGTGEDPGARFTAITQIGTELAVVIFFWRDIVRIIGAWFRSLAGRVPRNDPDARMGWLIIIGSVPIVVLGLLFQDQIETTFRSLWFIAGTLIGFGILLGIADYVGAKRRELGDITYPHGIVYGMAQALALIPGVSRSGGTITAGLFLGYKREAAARYAFLLAIPAVFGSGLYQVAKSITDPCVDGATGCLPEVYGPLETLVATVIAFVVALVVIKFFMQYISKRSFLPFVVYRIVLGLVLIVLLSTGAMQA; this is encoded by the coding sequence GTGGACTTCGTCAATGCGATCATCCTTGGCCTCGTCCAGGGTCTCACCGAGTTCCTCCCGATCTCCTCGAGTGCTCATCTGCGCATCGTCGGCGAGTTCCTCGGGACGGGAGAGGATCCGGGAGCGCGGTTCACGGCGATCACGCAGATCGGCACGGAGCTCGCCGTCGTCATCTTCTTCTGGCGAGACATCGTGCGCATCATCGGGGCGTGGTTCCGTTCGCTCGCCGGTCGCGTCCCGCGGAACGATCCCGACGCGCGGATGGGATGGCTCATCATCATCGGTTCGGTTCCGATCGTGGTGCTCGGTCTGCTGTTCCAGGATCAGATCGAGACGACGTTCCGTTCGCTCTGGTTCATCGCCGGGACGCTCATCGGCTTCGGCATCCTGCTGGGTATCGCTGACTACGTCGGGGCGAAGCGTCGCGAGCTCGGGGACATCACCTACCCGCACGGCATCGTCTACGGCATGGCACAGGCGCTCGCCCTGATCCCGGGCGTCTCCCGATCGGGTGGCACGATCACGGCCGGCCTGTTCCTCGGCTACAAGCGCGAGGCGGCCGCTCGCTACGCGTTCCTCCTCGCGATCCCCGCCGTCTTCGGAAGCGGACTGTACCAAGTGGCGAAGTCCATCACCGACCCGTGCGTCGACGGGGCGACGGGATGCCTCCCGGAGGTCTACGGGCCGCTCGAGACCCTCGTCGCGACCGTCATCGCCTTCGTCGTCGCGCTCGTCGTGATCAAGTTCTTCATGCAGTACATCTCCAAGCGGTCGTTCCTGCCCTTCGTGGTCTACAGGATCGTGCTCGGCCTCGTGTTGATCGTCCTCCTCTCGACGGGCGCGATGCAGGCCTGA
- a CDS encoding HAD family hydrolase has protein sequence MTSLMPDAVLWDMDGTLVDTEPYWISAETDLVESFGHTWTYEDAMQLVGAGLWDSAETLRSHGVDLSADEIVSQLTGTVMDRITADGVPFRPGALELLTDLRTAGVRVALVTMSVRSMARHVVDRMDDDPFEVLITGDEVSRPKPHPDPYLRAAESLGVDIRRCVAIEDSRTGLASAVAAGTVAVAVPHAVSIPESDDHVVWPTLAGRTAQDIADLFAARRADAGVR, from the coding sequence GTGACCTCTCTGATGCCCGACGCCGTCCTGTGGGACATGGACGGAACCCTCGTCGATACCGAGCCGTACTGGATCTCGGCCGAAACCGATCTCGTGGAGTCCTTCGGACACACCTGGACATACGAGGATGCGATGCAGCTCGTGGGGGCCGGGCTGTGGGATTCGGCGGAGACGCTCCGCTCGCACGGTGTGGACCTCTCAGCTGATGAGATCGTGTCGCAGCTGACGGGGACCGTCATGGACCGCATCACAGCCGACGGCGTGCCGTTCCGTCCGGGTGCCCTGGAGCTCCTCACCGACCTCCGCACGGCCGGCGTCCGCGTCGCGCTCGTCACGATGTCTGTACGCAGCATGGCTCGTCACGTGGTCGATCGGATGGACGACGACCCGTTCGAGGTCCTCATCACGGGCGACGAGGTCTCGCGGCCGAAGCCTCATCCCGACCCGTATCTGCGCGCGGCGGAGAGCCTCGGAGTCGATATCCGTCGCTGTGTGGCGATCGAGGATTCGCGCACGGGCCTCGCGTCCGCTGTCGCTGCGGGGACCGTCGCCGTCGCCGTTCCGCACGCCGTCTCCATCCCCGAGTCGGACGACCACGTCGTCTGGCCGACCCTCGCCGGCCGTACCGCTCAGGACATCGCCGATCTCTTCGCCGCACGCCGCGCGGACGCGGGCGTCCGATGA
- a CDS encoding FKBP-type peptidyl-prolyl cis-trans isomerase has protein sequence MRKAPILLLSAGLVALSLTACTSPADACTPEATPGDASNVITADGDFGTAPVVDAPSDVYTTKTQSTTLIEGDGDVVLPDELVVIDYTLVNGRTGEVVTQSAYDASAPTTFSPENLLPGMAKGLVCATAGSRVAVAISAEDAFGPSGGNPQYGIDEDDTILAVMDVHKSYLAKADGFPVPVTTPGLPSVVTAADGTPGLTIPKTDPPADLRKATLLQGSGQTVKEGDLVTVNYTGALWTERTIFDSSWERGTPAQFTTDQVVPGFADALVGAQVGSQVVVVIPPSQGYGDTASGSIPANSTLVFVIDILGVG, from the coding sequence GTGCGTAAGGCACCCATCCTGCTCCTGTCCGCTGGGCTCGTCGCCCTCTCGCTGACGGCGTGCACGTCGCCGGCAGACGCATGCACCCCCGAGGCGACACCTGGTGACGCCTCGAACGTCATCACCGCAGACGGCGACTTCGGCACGGCCCCGGTCGTCGACGCCCCGAGCGACGTCTACACCACGAAGACCCAGAGCACGACGCTCATCGAGGGCGACGGCGACGTGGTCCTCCCCGACGAGCTCGTCGTCATCGACTACACCCTCGTCAACGGACGCACCGGCGAGGTCGTGACTCAGTCCGCCTACGACGCGTCCGCTCCGACCACGTTCTCCCCGGAGAACCTCCTGCCGGGCATGGCCAAGGGGCTCGTCTGCGCCACGGCCGGGTCGCGCGTGGCCGTCGCCATCTCGGCGGAGGACGCCTTCGGACCGTCCGGCGGGAACCCGCAGTACGGCATCGATGAGGACGACACGATCCTCGCCGTGATGGACGTCCACAAGAGCTACCTCGCCAAGGCCGACGGCTTCCCCGTGCCCGTGACGACCCCGGGCCTCCCGTCGGTGGTCACGGCGGCGGACGGCACGCCCGGTCTCACGATCCCGAAGACGGATCCGCCCGCCGACCTCCGGAAGGCCACGCTGCTGCAGGGGAGCGGACAGACGGTGAAGGAGGGCGACCTCGTGACCGTCAACTACACGGGGGCGCTCTGGACGGAGCGGACGATCTTCGATTCGTCGTGGGAGCGGGGCACCCCCGCACAGTTCACGACCGATCAGGTGGTGCCCGGGTTCGCCGATGCTCTCGTGGGGGCCCAGGTCGGCTCCCAGGTGGTCGTCGTGATCCCGCCCTCCCAGGGCTACGGCGATACCGCGTCGGGGTCCATTCCCGCCAACTCGACGCTGGTGTTCGTCATCGACATCCTCGGGGTCGGCTGA
- a CDS encoding M20/M25/M40 family metallo-hydrolase, with amino-acid sequence MPSSPDDRTTPDLENDETVRVARDLIRFDTTNYGEGKAKPEKDAAEYVAAYLRDLGLDPELIDAAPGRTSVVARVAGRDADKPALVVHGHLDVVPADPANWSVDPFAGEIRDGMLWGRGAVDMKNMDAMILTAVADLARGGGAPERDLVLAFFSDEENGGVYGSQHIVKTRPELFDGATEAISEVGGYSITVGGRRAYLMQTAEKSLVWIRLRAQGVAAHGSRVIENNAVTKLAVAIAAIGRTEWPIRLTETTTALLAELAEILGVDPETTGPDEIAIATGTAAGFIRASLRTTSNPTLLEAGYKHNVIPDVATALVDIRTLPGEEDDVLAEVRAIVGEDIEIEIVQQDIGLETPFAGPLIDAAVATLQAHDPEAVVLPYMLSGGTDNKALSRLGITGYGFAPLRLPEDVDFPAMFHGVDERVPLESLVFGRRVLEDLFRTY; translated from the coding sequence ATGCCCTCCTCCCCAGACGACCGCACGACACCGGACCTCGAGAATGACGAGACCGTCCGCGTCGCGCGGGATCTCATCCGATTCGACACGACGAACTACGGCGAAGGGAAGGCGAAGCCGGAGAAGGACGCGGCGGAGTACGTCGCCGCGTATCTGCGTGATCTCGGCCTGGATCCCGAACTCATCGACGCGGCTCCGGGGCGGACCAGCGTCGTCGCGCGTGTGGCGGGTCGTGATGCCGACAAGCCGGCTCTCGTCGTGCACGGTCACCTCGACGTGGTTCCAGCCGATCCGGCGAACTGGTCCGTCGACCCGTTCGCCGGAGAGATCCGAGACGGCATGCTGTGGGGCCGAGGCGCCGTCGACATGAAGAACATGGACGCGATGATCCTCACCGCCGTGGCCGACCTGGCCCGTGGTGGGGGAGCCCCCGAGCGGGATCTCGTGCTCGCCTTCTTCTCAGACGAGGAGAACGGCGGCGTCTACGGCTCGCAGCACATCGTGAAGACGCGCCCTGAGCTGTTCGACGGCGCGACGGAAGCGATCAGTGAGGTCGGCGGGTATTCGATCACGGTCGGTGGACGTCGGGCGTACCTCATGCAGACGGCGGAGAAGTCGCTCGTCTGGATCCGTCTCCGTGCTCAAGGTGTCGCGGCTCACGGATCGAGGGTCATCGAGAACAATGCGGTGACCAAGCTCGCCGTCGCCATCGCGGCGATCGGCCGGACCGAGTGGCCGATCCGCCTGACGGAGACGACCACGGCCCTTCTCGCGGAGCTTGCCGAGATCCTCGGCGTCGACCCCGAAACCACGGGGCCGGACGAGATCGCCATCGCGACCGGCACGGCCGCCGGCTTCATCCGCGCGTCGCTCCGCACGACGAGCAACCCGACGCTCCTCGAGGCCGGGTACAAGCACAACGTGATCCCCGACGTCGCCACGGCGCTCGTCGATATCCGCACCCTCCCGGGCGAGGAGGACGACGTCCTGGCCGAGGTGCGCGCGATCGTGGGCGAAGACATCGAGATCGAGATCGTTCAGCAGGACATCGGACTCGAGACGCCGTTCGCGGGCCCGCTGATCGATGCGGCCGTCGCGACCCTCCAGGCGCACGACCCGGAGGCCGTCGTGCTCCCGTATATGCTCTCCGGGGGGACCGACAACAAGGCGCTCTCGCGGCTGGGAATCACCGGCTACGGGTTCGCTCCGCTCCGCCTGCCGGAGGACGTCGACTTCCCCGCGATGTTCCACGGGGTGGATGAGCGCGTGCCGCTCGAGTCGCTCGTGTTCGGGCGGCGAGTCCTCGAGGATCTGTTCCGCACCTACTGA
- a CDS encoding tRNA (adenine-N1)-methyltransferase gives MSAQSGERVRNSGPFRVGDRVQLTGPKNKLHTISLESGKVFHTHRGMINHDDLIGRDDGSVITNTAGIEYLALRPLLVDFVMSMPRGAAIIYPKDAAQILASADIFPGARVVEAGVGSGALSIWLLRAIGESGHLTSFERREEFADVARDNVASFFGYDPAAWDVVVGDLVEQLPGAVERGSADRVVLDMLAPWECVDAVADALTPGGVLLCYVATVTQLSRVAEAIRETERFTDPSSTETMVRGWHVEGLAVRPDHRMIGHTGFLLTARRLADGAVLPELKRRPSKSDFSDEDVELWTPGALGERESSPKSLRKRVRAAAASADLVRSRDEVSGEGPDAD, from the coding sequence ATGAGCGCGCAGAGCGGTGAGCGCGTCCGCAATTCCGGGCCGTTCCGCGTGGGGGATCGCGTCCAGCTGACGGGACCCAAGAACAAGCTGCACACGATCAGCCTCGAGTCGGGCAAGGTGTTCCACACCCACCGCGGCATGATCAACCACGACGACCTCATCGGCCGAGACGACGGCTCGGTCATCACCAACACGGCGGGAATCGAGTACCTCGCCCTCCGCCCCCTGCTCGTCGACTTCGTGATGTCGATGCCTCGAGGCGCCGCGATCATCTACCCGAAGGACGCTGCTCAGATCCTCGCGTCGGCCGACATTTTCCCCGGAGCGCGCGTCGTCGAGGCCGGCGTCGGGTCCGGTGCTCTCTCGATCTGGCTGTTGCGAGCGATCGGCGAGTCCGGTCACCTCACGTCGTTCGAGCGCCGGGAGGAATTCGCCGACGTCGCACGCGACAACGTCGCGAGCTTCTTCGGATACGACCCGGCAGCCTGGGACGTCGTCGTGGGAGACCTCGTCGAGCAGCTCCCCGGCGCCGTCGAGCGGGGGAGCGCCGACCGGGTCGTCCTCGACATGCTCGCCCCGTGGGAGTGCGTCGACGCCGTCGCCGATGCCCTGACCCCCGGCGGCGTCCTCCTCTGCTACGTCGCCACCGTGACTCAGCTGTCTCGTGTGGCCGAGGCCATCCGGGAGACGGAACGATTCACCGACCCGTCCTCCACCGAGACCATGGTCCGCGGGTGGCACGTCGAGGGGCTCGCCGTGCGCCCGGACCACCGGATGATCGGACACACCGGTTTCCTGCTGACCGCGAGGCGTCTCGCGGACGGAGCCGTGCTGCCGGAGCTCAAGCGTCGCCCGTCGAAGTCGGATTTCTCCGACGAGGACGTCGAGCTGTGGACTCCTGGAGCCCTCGGCGAACGCGAGTCCAGCCCGAAGAGCCTCCGCAAACGTGTCCGCGCGGCGGCGGCGAGCGCCGACCTCGTCCGGTCGCGCGACGAGGTGTCGGGCGAGGGCCCGGACGCCGACTAA
- the mshC gene encoding cysteine--1-D-myo-inosityl 2-amino-2-deoxy-alpha-D-glucopyranoside ligase, producing the protein MRAWPRPDVPTVPGEACAPLLHDTASGRLVEVHTGDTARLYVCGITPYDATHIGHASTYLAFDTLQRVWLDAGLEVHYAQNITDVDDPLLERAAQRGLDWRSLADEQIQLFRDDMTALSVLPPDDYVAVTEVIDPIAAAVVRLLDAGVAYRVDTPDSDAGDDVYFDIAAASAPGVWTLGSESGYDRALMERLSAERGGDPDRVGKKDPLDPLLWRAARVGEPSWETVVGAGRPGWHIECSVIALDHLGTDFTVQGGGSDLVFPHHEMSAGHAAALSGHPLAAVYSHAGMVAYQGEKMSKSLGNLVLVSELRARGVDPRAVRLAVLAHHYRSDWEWTDSVLDEAADRVVRWRDVVDGRHSEPRQQVSARDVVEAMRSALRNDLDTPGTIAVVDEAVRSGVDDPGLLVSAIDALLGVALLAD; encoded by the coding sequence ATGCGTGCTTGGCCCCGTCCCGACGTCCCCACGGTCCCCGGAGAGGCCTGTGCGCCCCTGCTCCACGACACGGCCAGCGGGCGACTCGTGGAGGTGCACACGGGGGACACCGCCCGTCTCTACGTGTGCGGGATCACCCCGTACGATGCCACCCACATCGGGCACGCCTCGACGTACCTCGCCTTCGACACCCTGCAGCGCGTGTGGCTCGATGCGGGCCTCGAAGTGCACTACGCGCAGAACATCACCGACGTCGACGACCCGCTCCTGGAGCGCGCGGCGCAACGCGGTCTCGACTGGCGCTCCCTGGCCGACGAGCAGATCCAGCTCTTCCGCGACGACATGACGGCCCTGAGCGTCCTGCCGCCCGACGATTACGTGGCCGTCACCGAGGTGATCGATCCGATCGCCGCGGCCGTCGTGCGTCTCCTCGACGCCGGTGTCGCCTATCGCGTCGACACGCCCGACTCCGACGCGGGTGACGATGTGTACTTCGACATCGCCGCGGCCTCGGCTCCCGGTGTCTGGACCCTCGGTTCGGAGAGCGGGTACGACCGGGCTCTCATGGAGCGCCTGAGCGCCGAACGCGGGGGAGACCCCGACCGCGTCGGGAAGAAGGACCCTCTCGACCCGCTGCTGTGGCGTGCCGCGCGAGTGGGCGAACCGAGCTGGGAGACGGTCGTCGGCGCCGGTCGGCCCGGCTGGCACATCGAGTGTTCGGTGATCGCGCTCGATCATCTGGGAACAGACTTCACGGTGCAGGGCGGCGGTTCCGACCTGGTCTTCCCCCACCACGAGATGAGTGCGGGGCACGCGGCCGCGTTGTCTGGTCACCCCCTCGCAGCCGTCTACAGTCACGCCGGAATGGTCGCCTATCAGGGCGAGAAGATGTCGAAGTCGCTCGGCAACCTCGTTCTCGTCTCCGAGCTCCGCGCACGCGGGGTCGACCCACGGGCCGTCCGGCTGGCCGTGCTCGCGCACCACTACCGTTCGGACTGGGAGTGGACCGATTCCGTCCTCGACGAGGCCGCCGACCGCGTCGTGCGCTGGCGGGACGTCGTCGACGGGCGACACTCCGAGCCGCGGCAGCAGGTGTCGGCGCGCGACGTCGTCGAGGCGATGCGTTCGGCCTTGCGGAACGATCTCGACACACCGGGCACGATCGCCGTCGTCGACGAGGCCGTCCGATCCGGCGTCGACGACCCCGGTCTCCTGGTCAGCGCGATCGACGCGCTCCTCGGCGTCGCCCTCCTCGCGGACTGA
- a CDS encoding DEAD/DEAH box helicase has translation MTENGEAGPRIGTAAAEHLSPAFPERAAWGTVSKLRAWQAEAMDAYFASEPRDFLAAATPGAGKTTFALRLAAELLSRRTVDRVTVVAPTEHLKKQWAEAASRAGIRLDPEFSNRAGVVGRHFHGVVVTYAQVATRAALHESLTASSRTLVILDEVHHGGDALSWGDAIREAFSPAVRRLSLTGTPFRSDTAPIPFVTYLPDREGIRTSVTDFDYGYGRALADGVVRPVIFMVYAGHMRWRTSTGDEMEARLGEGNTKDITSQAWRTALDPAGEWIPSVLRAADRRLTEVRHGVPDAGGLVIATDHFAAKGYAAILERLTGEAPTVVLSDDAEASAKIDSFSEGTGRWLVAVRMVSEGVDVPRLSVGVYATSASTPLFFAQAIGRFVRARRRGETASVFLPNVPQLMNLAAELERVRDHALDRRQDPNAEGDLWNPEDAMMGEANRSDKASDSLMGEFSFEAIASDATFDRVVFDGDEFGSYAVPGTEEELDFIGIPGILEPDQVHELLTQRHQRQARRIDGKRKQAPPEEQPPQALYRTLKEQRSLLNSLVGLYAKNTNEPHGLVHAELRRVCGGPPVAQASVTQLQQRIDYLRRRLGSH, from the coding sequence ATGACGGAGAACGGCGAAGCCGGACCCCGCATCGGAACCGCCGCAGCGGAGCATCTCTCGCCGGCGTTCCCCGAGCGCGCCGCGTGGGGAACGGTCAGCAAGCTCCGTGCCTGGCAGGCAGAGGCGATGGACGCGTACTTCGCCAGCGAGCCGCGCGACTTCCTCGCCGCGGCGACGCCGGGTGCGGGGAAGACCACCTTCGCGCTCCGACTCGCCGCTGAGCTCCTCTCGCGTCGCACGGTCGACCGCGTCACCGTCGTGGCACCGACGGAGCACCTCAAGAAGCAGTGGGCCGAAGCGGCCAGTCGTGCCGGCATCCGGTTGGACCCGGAGTTCAGCAACCGCGCAGGCGTCGTAGGCCGCCACTTCCACGGGGTCGTTGTGACCTACGCCCAGGTTGCGACGCGAGCCGCGCTCCACGAGAGCCTCACCGCCTCGTCGCGGACGCTCGTGATCCTCGACGAGGTCCACCACGGAGGGGACGCGCTGAGCTGGGGCGATGCGATCCGTGAGGCGTTCTCGCCGGCCGTGCGGCGACTCTCCCTGACGGGGACGCCGTTCCGATCGGACACCGCGCCCATCCCCTTCGTCACGTACCTGCCGGATCGAGAGGGCATCAGGACGTCGGTCACCGACTTCGACTACGGCTACGGGCGGGCCCTCGCCGACGGCGTCGTCCGGCCGGTGATCTTCATGGTGTATGCGGGGCACATGAGGTGGCGGACGAGCACGGGCGACGAGATGGAGGCCCGGCTCGGCGAAGGCAACACGAAGGACATCACCTCTCAGGCCTGGCGCACAGCACTCGACCCGGCGGGGGAGTGGATCCCATCCGTGCTCCGCGCCGCCGACCGGCGACTGACCGAGGTGCGGCACGGTGTCCCCGATGCCGGCGGTCTCGTGATCGCCACCGATCACTTCGCCGCTAAAGGCTATGCGGCCATCCTCGAGCGGCTGACCGGGGAAGCTCCCACCGTGGTCCTCTCCGACGACGCCGAAGCGAGCGCGAAGATCGACTCGTTCTCCGAAGGCACCGGGCGGTGGTTGGTCGCCGTGCGCATGGTCAGCGAGGGGGTGGACGTGCCGCGATTGTCGGTCGGCGTCTATGCGACCTCCGCGTCGACTCCGCTCTTCTTCGCGCAGGCGATCGGACGCTTCGTGCGTGCCAGGAGACGAGGCGAGACCGCCAGCGTTTTCCTCCCGAACGTCCCGCAGCTCATGAACCTCGCGGCGGAGCTCGAGCGCGTGCGGGACCACGCGCTCGATCGGCGCCAGGATCCGAACGCCGAGGGCGATCTCTGGAATCCGGAAGACGCCATGATGGGGGAGGCGAACCGTTCCGACAAGGCCTCGGACTCGCTCATGGGCGAGTTCAGCTTCGAGGCGATAGCGTCGGATGCGACCTTCGATCGCGTGGTCTTCGACGGTGATGAGTTCGGCTCCTATGCCGTGCCCGGCACCGAGGAGGAGCTCGACTTCATCGGTATCCCCGGGATCCTCGAGCCTGATCAGGTGCATGAGCTGTTGACCCAACGTCATCAGCGGCAGGCGCGACGCATCGACGGGAAGAGAAAGCAGGCGCCGCCAGAGGAGCAGCCGCCACAGGCCCTGTATCGCACGCTCAAGGAGCAGCGGAGTCTGCTGAACAGTCTCGTCGGGCTGTACGCGAAGAACACGAACGAGCCGCATGGCCTCGTGCACGCCGAGCTCCGTCGAGTATGCGGCGGCCCGCCCGTCGCTCAGGCGAGTGTGACCCAGTTGCAGCAGCGCATCGACTACCTCCGCCGCCGCCTCGGCTCCCACTGA
- a CDS encoding PAC2 family protein translates to MTAEVEAFSRGRVLVVAFEGWNDAGDAATGTVRLLKEQLQLVPLASVDPEDYYDYQFTRPTIAAGDDGRRTIQWPGTTLYGPAVESDGQGSVYLLLGIEPSRSWKSFTAEILDAALTADVSAVVFLGAMLADVPHTRPISIFTTSENPDVRRAFAVERSSYEGPVGILSVIADAAEVLGMPTISVWASVPHYVHNAPSPKAVLALVDRLEEIIDVVIDRGELLSEAAEWEQGIDVLAEEDDEMATYIQQLEQARDTVESPDASGDAIAEEFERYLRRRGDKPDGKSGDEPWGKA, encoded by the coding sequence GTGACGGCTGAAGTCGAAGCGTTCTCGCGGGGACGGGTCCTCGTCGTCGCTTTCGAAGGGTGGAACGACGCGGGCGACGCGGCGACGGGCACGGTCCGACTCCTGAAGGAGCAGCTCCAGCTCGTCCCTCTCGCTTCGGTGGACCCCGAGGACTACTACGACTATCAGTTCACTCGCCCCACCATCGCCGCCGGCGACGACGGTCGCCGGACGATCCAGTGGCCGGGGACCACGTTGTACGGACCCGCCGTCGAGAGCGACGGGCAGGGATCCGTCTACCTCCTGCTCGGAATCGAGCCGTCGAGGAGCTGGAAGAGCTTCACCGCGGAGATCCTGGACGCGGCGCTCACCGCCGACGTGTCCGCGGTCGTCTTCCTCGGAGCGATGCTCGCCGACGTCCCCCACACGAGGCCGATCTCCATCTTCACCACGAGCGAGAACCCCGACGTCCGTCGTGCATTCGCCGTCGAACGCTCCTCCTACGAGGGGCCGGTCGGCATTCTGAGCGTCATCGCGGACGCCGCCGAGGTGCTCGGCATGCCGACCATCTCCGTGTGGGCCTCGGTTCCGCACTACGTGCACAACGCGCCGTCGCCCAAGGCGGTCCTCGCGCTCGTCGACCGTCTCGAGGAGATCATCGACGTCGTCATCGACCGCGGAGAGCTCCTCTCCGAGGCCGCAGAGTGGGAGCAGGGCATCGATGTCCTGGCCGAGGAGGACGACGAGATGGCCACATACATCCAGCAGCTCGAGCAGGCGAGGGACACCGTCGAATCCCCCGATGCGAGCGGCGATGCGATCGCCGAGGAGTTCGAACGCTATCTCCGCCGTCGCGGTGACAAGCCAGACGGCAAGAGCGGCGACGAGCCGTGGGGAAAGGCCTGA